A window from Corvus cornix cornix isolate S_Up_H32 chromosome 8, ASM73873v5, whole genome shotgun sequence encodes these proteins:
- the RPAP2 gene encoding putative RNA polymerase II subunit B1 CTD phosphatase RPAP2 isoform X2 → MAMMAAGTGKPRRRRAGNKHSAALKNEDAAQRKAALEAALRKKIEFEKKALSIVEQLLEEDITEEFLLNCGKCITPSHYKDIVDERSIIKLCGYPLCHNKLENVPKQKYRISTKTNRVYDITERKCFCSNFCYRASKYFEAQISKSPVWMREEDKPPDIELLKEGQSGQSGEEVKLRDEVIKASDIENPSISSDPCESASHDTASDSSTDTEQEFVSSVLPGSQSSSANFAQQLHRKSILKKKRVQKVHARPKTEDADVVEAIEQLSHCKIDTQEEIHACSVHNEVTAPPSNNTALGKSSASEICVNTCGSQIVFLGVSKRGAEHLKRTLAKSTEHKNPELRHPVNSKGSLLEVLRQTLMEWRTEETLKFLYGPNYTSLCSSECIVSANQESEELDEDDLDTADDLNTIAVEESENSLNYSLPFTGSGGILKPVPSYEKLKEETEFLEVRVKEFYEGKYILAEEAATQAQAGEHPSGDKDDQQEDLTFPLVDSNAQMQIRKRIVLEKLTKAVSAVLGPLQIASGDVYTELKSLVKTFRLTNRNIIHKMPEWTLIAIVLLSVSAFSPVLTLA, encoded by the exons gaaagcagctctggaggcTGCACTGAGAAAGAAGATTGAATTTGAGAAAAAAGCATTGTCTATTGTTGAACAGCTCCTGGAAGAGGACATTACTGAAGAGTTCCTTCTAAACTGT GGAAAATGTATTACTCCATCTCACTATAAAGACATCGTTGATGAACGGTCTATCATCAAGCTATGTGGTTATCCTCTATGTCACAATAAACTGGAAAAT GTGCCAAAGCAGAAGTACAGAAtttcaacaaaaacaaaccGAGTTTATGATATCACTGAAAGAAAG TGCTTTTGCAGCAACTTTTGCTATAGAGCATCTAAGTATTTTGAAGCTCAAATTTCCAAAAGTCCGGTATGGATGAGAGAAGAAGACAA ACCACCAGACATAGAGCTGCTGAAGGAGGGACAGAG TGGgcagtctggagaagaggtAAAACTACGTGATGAAGTAATTAAAGCATCCGACATTGAAAATCCTAGCATATCTTCAGATCCATGTGAATCTGCTTCTCATGACACAGCCAGTGACAGCAGTACTGATACTGAACAagaatttgtttcttctgtccTACCAGGAAGTCAGTCAAGTTCAGCCAATTTTGCACAGCAATTGCACAGAAAAAGCATCCTCAAAAAGAAGCGTGTTCAGAAGGTCCATGCCAGGCCTAAAACTGAAGATGCAGATGTGGTAGAAGCCATTGAACAACTCTCTCATTGTAAAATAGACACTCAGGAAGAAATACATGCTTGCTCTGTTCATAATGAAGTAACTGCACCACCTTCAAACAATACTGCTCTTGGGAAATCAAGTGCTTCAGAAATCTGTGTAAATACGTGTGGATCACAGATAGTTTTTCTAGGTGTGAGCAAAAGAGGAGCAGAACATCTTAAAAGAACACTAGCTAAGTCAACAGAACATAAAAACCCTGAACTGAGGCATCCAGTTAATTCCAAAGGCAGTTTATTAGAAGTGCTTAGGCAAACACTTATGGAATGGAGAACTGAGGAAACTTTAAAATTTCTCTATGGCCCGAACTATACTTCTTTGTGTTCATCAGAGTGCATAGTATCTGCCAACCAGGAGTCTGAAGAACTTGATGAGGATGACTTAGATACAGCTGATGATCTCAACACTATTGCTGTAGAGGAGTCTGAAAACAGCTTGAATTACTCTTTACCTTTCACAGGCTCAGGTGGAATACTTAAGCCTGTTCCTAGTTATGAAaagttaaaagaagaaacagagtTCTTAGAAGTCCGAGTAAAAGAGTTCTATGAAGGAAAGTACATCTTGGCTGAAGAGGCAGCGACACAAGCACAGGCAGGGGAACATCCCAGCGGAGACAAA GATGATCAGCAGGAAGATCTCACCTTCCCACTTGTTGATTCAAATGCACAAATGCAGATTAGGAAGCGAATTGTCCTTGAAAAATTGACGAAAGC AGTATCTGCAGTTTTGGGCCCTCTTCAGATTGCTTCAGGCGATGTTTATACAGAGCTAAAAAGTCTTGTCAAAACTTTCCG gttaacaaacagaaatattattcaCAAAATGCCTGAATGGACTCTAATTGCTATTGTTTTGCTATCTGT ATCAGCTTTCTCTCCAGTACTAACTTTGGCCTGA
- the RPAP2 gene encoding putative RNA polymerase II subunit B1 CTD phosphatase RPAP2 isoform X1: MAMMAAGTGKPRRRRAGNKHSAALKNEDAAQRKAALEAALRKKIEFEKKALSIVEQLLEEDITEEFLLNCGKCITPSHYKDIVDERSIIKLCGYPLCHNKLENVPKQKYRISTKTNRVYDITERKCFCSNFCYRASKYFEAQISKSPVWMREEDKPPDIELLKEGQSGQSGEEVKLRDEVIKASDIENPSISSDPCESASHDTASDSSTDTEQEFVSSVLPGSQSSSANFAQQLHRKSILKKKRVQKVHARPKTEDADVVEAIEQLSHCKIDTQEEIHACSVHNEVTAPPSNNTALGKSSASEICVNTCGSQIVFLGVSKRGAEHLKRTLAKSTEHKNPELRHPVNSKGSLLEVLRQTLMEWRTEETLKFLYGPNYTSLCSSECIVSANQESEELDEDDLDTADDLNTIAVEESENSLNYSLPFTGSGGILKPVPSYEKLKEETEFLEVRVKEFYEGKYILAEEAATQAQAGEHPSGDKDDQQEDLTFPLVDSNAQMQIRKRIVLEKLTKAVSAVLGPLQIASGDVYTELKSLVKTFRLTNRNIIHKMPEWTLIAIVLLSVLSQVTPLCKNTQTSPMYTQFLTTLLEELHFKNEDLESLTRIFRMD; encoded by the exons gaaagcagctctggaggcTGCACTGAGAAAGAAGATTGAATTTGAGAAAAAAGCATTGTCTATTGTTGAACAGCTCCTGGAAGAGGACATTACTGAAGAGTTCCTTCTAAACTGT GGAAAATGTATTACTCCATCTCACTATAAAGACATCGTTGATGAACGGTCTATCATCAAGCTATGTGGTTATCCTCTATGTCACAATAAACTGGAAAAT GTGCCAAAGCAGAAGTACAGAAtttcaacaaaaacaaaccGAGTTTATGATATCACTGAAAGAAAG TGCTTTTGCAGCAACTTTTGCTATAGAGCATCTAAGTATTTTGAAGCTCAAATTTCCAAAAGTCCGGTATGGATGAGAGAAGAAGACAA ACCACCAGACATAGAGCTGCTGAAGGAGGGACAGAG TGGgcagtctggagaagaggtAAAACTACGTGATGAAGTAATTAAAGCATCCGACATTGAAAATCCTAGCATATCTTCAGATCCATGTGAATCTGCTTCTCATGACACAGCCAGTGACAGCAGTACTGATACTGAACAagaatttgtttcttctgtccTACCAGGAAGTCAGTCAAGTTCAGCCAATTTTGCACAGCAATTGCACAGAAAAAGCATCCTCAAAAAGAAGCGTGTTCAGAAGGTCCATGCCAGGCCTAAAACTGAAGATGCAGATGTGGTAGAAGCCATTGAACAACTCTCTCATTGTAAAATAGACACTCAGGAAGAAATACATGCTTGCTCTGTTCATAATGAAGTAACTGCACCACCTTCAAACAATACTGCTCTTGGGAAATCAAGTGCTTCAGAAATCTGTGTAAATACGTGTGGATCACAGATAGTTTTTCTAGGTGTGAGCAAAAGAGGAGCAGAACATCTTAAAAGAACACTAGCTAAGTCAACAGAACATAAAAACCCTGAACTGAGGCATCCAGTTAATTCCAAAGGCAGTTTATTAGAAGTGCTTAGGCAAACACTTATGGAATGGAGAACTGAGGAAACTTTAAAATTTCTCTATGGCCCGAACTATACTTCTTTGTGTTCATCAGAGTGCATAGTATCTGCCAACCAGGAGTCTGAAGAACTTGATGAGGATGACTTAGATACAGCTGATGATCTCAACACTATTGCTGTAGAGGAGTCTGAAAACAGCTTGAATTACTCTTTACCTTTCACAGGCTCAGGTGGAATACTTAAGCCTGTTCCTAGTTATGAAaagttaaaagaagaaacagagtTCTTAGAAGTCCGAGTAAAAGAGTTCTATGAAGGAAAGTACATCTTGGCTGAAGAGGCAGCGACACAAGCACAGGCAGGGGAACATCCCAGCGGAGACAAA GATGATCAGCAGGAAGATCTCACCTTCCCACTTGTTGATTCAAATGCACAAATGCAGATTAGGAAGCGAATTGTCCTTGAAAAATTGACGAAAGC AGTATCTGCAGTTTTGGGCCCTCTTCAGATTGCTTCAGGCGATGTTTATACAGAGCTAAAAAGTCTTGTCAAAACTTTCCG gttaacaaacagaaatattattcaCAAAATGCCTGAATGGACTCTAATTGCTATTGTTTTGCTATCTGT ATTGTCACAAGTTACTCCACTTTGCAAGAATACTCAGACGAGCCCAATGTACACACAGTTCCTGACCACATTACTGGAAGaactgcatttcaaaaatgaaGATCTGGAAAGTTTAACAAGAATATTTAGAATGGACTGA